In the genome of Geotrypetes seraphini chromosome 16, aGeoSer1.1, whole genome shotgun sequence, one region contains:
- the USF1 gene encoding upstream stimulatory factor 1 isoform X3, translated as MKGQQKTTESEEGAIQVQEVATGEDPTSVAIASIQSAATFPDPNIKYVFRTDNGGTQQVMYRVIQVADGQLDGQTEGTGAISGFPATQSMTQAVIQGAFSSEDGVETDAVSTETHYTYFPTTEVADTSSSIGPGTTNATVVTTQNSDALLGQAAPSGTGQFFVMMSPQEVLQGGVQRSVAPRTHPYSSKTDGPRTSRDEKRRAQHNEVERRRRDKINNWIVQLSKIIPDCSMESTKSGQSKGGILSKACDYIQELRQGNHRLAEELQGLDQLQMDNELLRQQVEELKNKNLILRAQLSQHGVEIIIKSDAH; from the exons ACAGCAAAAAACAACTGAATCTGAAGAGGGAGCAATACAGGTTCAAGAAG TGGCGACAGGAGAGGATCCAACCAGCGTGGCTATTGCCAGTATCCAGTCAGCTGCCACCTTTCCTGACCCAAACATCAAGTACGTCTTCCGTACCGATAATGGTGGGACACAG CAGGTGATGTATCGTGTCATCCAGGTAGCTGATGGCCAATTGGATGGCCAGACAGAAGGTACTGGTGCCATCAGCGGTTTCCCTGCTACACAGTCTATGACCCAG GCCGTCATCCAGGGCGCATTCTCCAGCGAGGATGGTGTGGAGACAGATGCTGTCAGTACAGAGACTCATTATACCTATTTCCCCACAACCGAAGTAGCAGATACCAGCTCATCCATTGGCCCCGGCACCACTAATGCCACCGTGGTGACCACCCAGAACTCTGATGCTCTCCTAGGTCAAGCTGCACCCAGTGGCACAG GACAGTTTTTTGTGATGATGTCACCACAGGAAGTATTGCAGGGCGGTGTTCAGAGGTCAGTCGCACCTAGAACTCATCCGTATTCTTC GAAGACTGATGGGCCTCGCACATCCCGGGATGAGAAACGCCGAGCGCAGCACAATGAAG TGGAGCGCCGCCGtcgagataaaataaataattggATTGTGCAACTGTCCAAAATTATCCCCGACTGCTCCATGGAAAGCACCAAATCGGGGCAG AGTAAGGGAGGAATCTTATCAAAAGCCTGCGATTACATTCAGGAACTGAGACAAGGCAACCATCGTCTTGCTGAAGAGCTGCAGGGTCTGGATCAGCTTCAGATGGACAATGAGCTCCTGCGGCAGCAG GTTGAAGAACTGAAAAATAAGAACTTGATCCTTCGTGCTCAGTTGAGTCAGCATGGTGTGGAAATTATTATCAAGAGTGATGCACACTGA
- the USF1 gene encoding upstream stimulatory factor 1 isoform X4, translated as MKGQQKTTESEEGAIQVQEVATGEDPTSVAIASIQSAATFPDPNIKYVFRTDNGGTQQVMYRVIQVADGQLDGQTEGTGAISGFPATQSMTQAVIQGAFSSEDGVETDAVSTETHYTYFPTTEVADTSSSIGPGTTNATVVTTQNSDALLGQAAPSGTGQFFVMMSPQEVLQGGVQRKTDGPRTSRDEKRRAQHNEVERRRRDKINNWIVQLSKIIPDCSMESTKSGQVRDTACQLSGSKGGILSKACDYIQELRQGNHRLAEELQGLDQLQMDNELLRQQVEELKNKNLILRAQLSQHGVEIIIKSDAH; from the exons ACAGCAAAAAACAACTGAATCTGAAGAGGGAGCAATACAGGTTCAAGAAG TGGCGACAGGAGAGGATCCAACCAGCGTGGCTATTGCCAGTATCCAGTCAGCTGCCACCTTTCCTGACCCAAACATCAAGTACGTCTTCCGTACCGATAATGGTGGGACACAG CAGGTGATGTATCGTGTCATCCAGGTAGCTGATGGCCAATTGGATGGCCAGACAGAAGGTACTGGTGCCATCAGCGGTTTCCCTGCTACACAGTCTATGACCCAG GCCGTCATCCAGGGCGCATTCTCCAGCGAGGATGGTGTGGAGACAGATGCTGTCAGTACAGAGACTCATTATACCTATTTCCCCACAACCGAAGTAGCAGATACCAGCTCATCCATTGGCCCCGGCACCACTAATGCCACCGTGGTGACCACCCAGAACTCTGATGCTCTCCTAGGTCAAGCTGCACCCAGTGGCACAG GACAGTTTTTTGTGATGATGTCACCACAGGAAGTATTGCAGGGCGGTGTTCAGAG GAAGACTGATGGGCCTCGCACATCCCGGGATGAGAAACGCCGAGCGCAGCACAATGAAG TGGAGCGCCGCCGtcgagataaaataaataattggATTGTGCAACTGTCCAAAATTATCCCCGACTGCTCCATGGAAAGCACCAAATCGGGGCAGGTAAGGGACACGGCGTGTCAGCTCTCTGGG AGTAAGGGAGGAATCTTATCAAAAGCCTGCGATTACATTCAGGAACTGAGACAAGGCAACCATCGTCTTGCTGAAGAGCTGCAGGGTCTGGATCAGCTTCAGATGGACAATGAGCTCCTGCGGCAGCAG GTTGAAGAACTGAAAAATAAGAACTTGATCCTTCGTGCTCAGTTGAGTCAGCATGGTGTGGAAATTATTATCAAGAGTGATGCACACTGA
- the USF1 gene encoding upstream stimulatory factor 1 isoform X1: MKGQQKTTESEEGAIQVQEVATGEDPTSVAIASIQSAATFPDPNIKYVFRTDNGGTQQVMYRVIQVADGQLDGQTEGTGAISGFPATQSMTQAVIQGAFSSEDGVETDAVSTETHYTYFPTTEVADTSSSIGPGTTNATVVTTQNSDALLGQAAPSGTGQFFVMMSPQEVLQGGVQRSVAPRTHPYSSKTDGPRTSRDEKRRAQHNEVERRRRDKINNWIVQLSKIIPDCSMESTKSGQVRDTACQLSGSKGGILSKACDYIQELRQGNHRLAEELQGLDQLQMDNELLRQQVEELKNKNLILRAQLSQHGVEIIIKSDAH; encoded by the exons ACAGCAAAAAACAACTGAATCTGAAGAGGGAGCAATACAGGTTCAAGAAG TGGCGACAGGAGAGGATCCAACCAGCGTGGCTATTGCCAGTATCCAGTCAGCTGCCACCTTTCCTGACCCAAACATCAAGTACGTCTTCCGTACCGATAATGGTGGGACACAG CAGGTGATGTATCGTGTCATCCAGGTAGCTGATGGCCAATTGGATGGCCAGACAGAAGGTACTGGTGCCATCAGCGGTTTCCCTGCTACACAGTCTATGACCCAG GCCGTCATCCAGGGCGCATTCTCCAGCGAGGATGGTGTGGAGACAGATGCTGTCAGTACAGAGACTCATTATACCTATTTCCCCACAACCGAAGTAGCAGATACCAGCTCATCCATTGGCCCCGGCACCACTAATGCCACCGTGGTGACCACCCAGAACTCTGATGCTCTCCTAGGTCAAGCTGCACCCAGTGGCACAG GACAGTTTTTTGTGATGATGTCACCACAGGAAGTATTGCAGGGCGGTGTTCAGAGGTCAGTCGCACCTAGAACTCATCCGTATTCTTC GAAGACTGATGGGCCTCGCACATCCCGGGATGAGAAACGCCGAGCGCAGCACAATGAAG TGGAGCGCCGCCGtcgagataaaataaataattggATTGTGCAACTGTCCAAAATTATCCCCGACTGCTCCATGGAAAGCACCAAATCGGGGCAGGTAAGGGACACGGCGTGTCAGCTCTCTGGG AGTAAGGGAGGAATCTTATCAAAAGCCTGCGATTACATTCAGGAACTGAGACAAGGCAACCATCGTCTTGCTGAAGAGCTGCAGGGTCTGGATCAGCTTCAGATGGACAATGAGCTCCTGCGGCAGCAG GTTGAAGAACTGAAAAATAAGAACTTGATCCTTCGTGCTCAGTTGAGTCAGCATGGTGTGGAAATTATTATCAAGAGTGATGCACACTGA
- the USF1 gene encoding upstream stimulatory factor 1 isoform X5, which produces MKGQQKTTESEEGAIQVQEVATGEDPTSVAIASIQSAATFPDPNIKYVFRTDNGGTQVMYRVIQVADGQLDGQTEGTGAISGFPATQSMTQAVIQGAFSSEDGVETDAVSTETHYTYFPTTEVADTSSSIGPGTTNATVVTTQNSDALLGQAAPSGTGQFFVMMSPQEVLQGGVQRSVAPRTHPYSSKTDGPRTSRDEKRRAQHNEVERRRRDKINNWIVQLSKIIPDCSMESTKSGQSKGGILSKACDYIQELRQGNHRLAEELQGLDQLQMDNELLRQQVEELKNKNLILRAQLSQHGVEIIIKSDAH; this is translated from the exons ACAGCAAAAAACAACTGAATCTGAAGAGGGAGCAATACAGGTTCAAGAAG TGGCGACAGGAGAGGATCCAACCAGCGTGGCTATTGCCAGTATCCAGTCAGCTGCCACCTTTCCTGACCCAAACATCAAGTACGTCTTCCGTACCGATAATGGTGGGACACAG GTGATGTATCGTGTCATCCAGGTAGCTGATGGCCAATTGGATGGCCAGACAGAAGGTACTGGTGCCATCAGCGGTTTCCCTGCTACACAGTCTATGACCCAG GCCGTCATCCAGGGCGCATTCTCCAGCGAGGATGGTGTGGAGACAGATGCTGTCAGTACAGAGACTCATTATACCTATTTCCCCACAACCGAAGTAGCAGATACCAGCTCATCCATTGGCCCCGGCACCACTAATGCCACCGTGGTGACCACCCAGAACTCTGATGCTCTCCTAGGTCAAGCTGCACCCAGTGGCACAG GACAGTTTTTTGTGATGATGTCACCACAGGAAGTATTGCAGGGCGGTGTTCAGAGGTCAGTCGCACCTAGAACTCATCCGTATTCTTC GAAGACTGATGGGCCTCGCACATCCCGGGATGAGAAACGCCGAGCGCAGCACAATGAAG TGGAGCGCCGCCGtcgagataaaataaataattggATTGTGCAACTGTCCAAAATTATCCCCGACTGCTCCATGGAAAGCACCAAATCGGGGCAG AGTAAGGGAGGAATCTTATCAAAAGCCTGCGATTACATTCAGGAACTGAGACAAGGCAACCATCGTCTTGCTGAAGAGCTGCAGGGTCTGGATCAGCTTCAGATGGACAATGAGCTCCTGCGGCAGCAG GTTGAAGAACTGAAAAATAAGAACTTGATCCTTCGTGCTCAGTTGAGTCAGCATGGTGTGGAAATTATTATCAAGAGTGATGCACACTGA
- the USF1 gene encoding upstream stimulatory factor 1 isoform X6, which produces MYRVIQVADGQLDGQTEGTGAISGFPATQSMTQAVIQGAFSSEDGVETDAVSTETHYTYFPTTEVADTSSSIGPGTTNATVVTTQNSDALLGQAAPSGTGQFFVMMSPQEVLQGGVQRSVAPRTHPYSSKTDGPRTSRDEKRRAQHNEVERRRRDKINNWIVQLSKIIPDCSMESTKSGQVRDTACQLSGSKGGILSKACDYIQELRQGNHRLAEELQGLDQLQMDNELLRQQVEELKNKNLILRAQLSQHGVEIIIKSDAH; this is translated from the exons ATGTATCGTGTCATCCAGGTAGCTGATGGCCAATTGGATGGCCAGACAGAAGGTACTGGTGCCATCAGCGGTTTCCCTGCTACACAGTCTATGACCCAG GCCGTCATCCAGGGCGCATTCTCCAGCGAGGATGGTGTGGAGACAGATGCTGTCAGTACAGAGACTCATTATACCTATTTCCCCACAACCGAAGTAGCAGATACCAGCTCATCCATTGGCCCCGGCACCACTAATGCCACCGTGGTGACCACCCAGAACTCTGATGCTCTCCTAGGTCAAGCTGCACCCAGTGGCACAG GACAGTTTTTTGTGATGATGTCACCACAGGAAGTATTGCAGGGCGGTGTTCAGAGGTCAGTCGCACCTAGAACTCATCCGTATTCTTC GAAGACTGATGGGCCTCGCACATCCCGGGATGAGAAACGCCGAGCGCAGCACAATGAAG TGGAGCGCCGCCGtcgagataaaataaataattggATTGTGCAACTGTCCAAAATTATCCCCGACTGCTCCATGGAAAGCACCAAATCGGGGCAGGTAAGGGACACGGCGTGTCAGCTCTCTGGG AGTAAGGGAGGAATCTTATCAAAAGCCTGCGATTACATTCAGGAACTGAGACAAGGCAACCATCGTCTTGCTGAAGAGCTGCAGGGTCTGGATCAGCTTCAGATGGACAATGAGCTCCTGCGGCAGCAG GTTGAAGAACTGAAAAATAAGAACTTGATCCTTCGTGCTCAGTTGAGTCAGCATGGTGTGGAAATTATTATCAAGAGTGATGCACACTGA
- the USF1 gene encoding upstream stimulatory factor 1 isoform X2 translates to MKGQQKTTESEEGAIQVQEVATGEDPTSVAIASIQSAATFPDPNIKYVFRTDNGGTQVMYRVIQVADGQLDGQTEGTGAISGFPATQSMTQAVIQGAFSSEDGVETDAVSTETHYTYFPTTEVADTSSSIGPGTTNATVVTTQNSDALLGQAAPSGTGQFFVMMSPQEVLQGGVQRSVAPRTHPYSSKTDGPRTSRDEKRRAQHNEVERRRRDKINNWIVQLSKIIPDCSMESTKSGQVRDTACQLSGSKGGILSKACDYIQELRQGNHRLAEELQGLDQLQMDNELLRQQVEELKNKNLILRAQLSQHGVEIIIKSDAH, encoded by the exons ACAGCAAAAAACAACTGAATCTGAAGAGGGAGCAATACAGGTTCAAGAAG TGGCGACAGGAGAGGATCCAACCAGCGTGGCTATTGCCAGTATCCAGTCAGCTGCCACCTTTCCTGACCCAAACATCAAGTACGTCTTCCGTACCGATAATGGTGGGACACAG GTGATGTATCGTGTCATCCAGGTAGCTGATGGCCAATTGGATGGCCAGACAGAAGGTACTGGTGCCATCAGCGGTTTCCCTGCTACACAGTCTATGACCCAG GCCGTCATCCAGGGCGCATTCTCCAGCGAGGATGGTGTGGAGACAGATGCTGTCAGTACAGAGACTCATTATACCTATTTCCCCACAACCGAAGTAGCAGATACCAGCTCATCCATTGGCCCCGGCACCACTAATGCCACCGTGGTGACCACCCAGAACTCTGATGCTCTCCTAGGTCAAGCTGCACCCAGTGGCACAG GACAGTTTTTTGTGATGATGTCACCACAGGAAGTATTGCAGGGCGGTGTTCAGAGGTCAGTCGCACCTAGAACTCATCCGTATTCTTC GAAGACTGATGGGCCTCGCACATCCCGGGATGAGAAACGCCGAGCGCAGCACAATGAAG TGGAGCGCCGCCGtcgagataaaataaataattggATTGTGCAACTGTCCAAAATTATCCCCGACTGCTCCATGGAAAGCACCAAATCGGGGCAGGTAAGGGACACGGCGTGTCAGCTCTCTGGG AGTAAGGGAGGAATCTTATCAAAAGCCTGCGATTACATTCAGGAACTGAGACAAGGCAACCATCGTCTTGCTGAAGAGCTGCAGGGTCTGGATCAGCTTCAGATGGACAATGAGCTCCTGCGGCAGCAG GTTGAAGAACTGAAAAATAAGAACTTGATCCTTCGTGCTCAGTTGAGTCAGCATGGTGTGGAAATTATTATCAAGAGTGATGCACACTGA